From a single Solanum dulcamara chromosome 4, daSolDulc1.2, whole genome shotgun sequence genomic region:
- the LOC129885174 gene encoding uncharacterized protein LOC129885174, producing MESSKSRHGYLYFEFCDVSAFTWRIPIVDKVFQLSKKYPGLKKLNSVDLSPASWMAISWCPICYIPMNGLTNKVSTFFLTYHTISSLFQENTNDETGEGMTLIKKKIGGIPLPPFGLTSYKMENDVWMNKVQANTEYGDLQSAANCWLKQLNFSHHDFNFFNSNAKNIDHIYLY from the exons ATGGAGAGTTCAAAAAGTAGACATGGCTATCtctattttgaattttgtgatgtttctgcttttacttGGAGAATTCCCATAGTGGATAAG GTATTTCAATTGAGCAAAAAATATCCTGGACTTAAGAAACTAAACAGTGTTGACTTGTCTCCAGCAAGTTGGATGGCTATTAGTTG GTGTCCAATTTGCTATATACCAATGAATGGGCTAACAAACAAAGTGTCAACATTTTTCCTCACGTATCATACAATCTCATCACTATTTCAAG AGAACACAAACGATGAAACAGGTGAAGGTATGACActaataaagaagaaaattggAGGAATTCCCCTTCCACCTTTTGGGCTAACATCTTACAAGATGGAAAATGATGTTTGGATGAACAAAGTCCAAGCTAATACAGAATATGGTGATCTTCAAAGTGCTGCTAATTGTTGGCTTAAGCAGCTTAATTTTTCTCatcatgattttaattttttcaactcAAATGCCAAAAATATAGATcatatttacttatattga